One Tripterygium wilfordii isolate XIE 37 chromosome 10, ASM1340144v1, whole genome shotgun sequence DNA segment encodes these proteins:
- the LOC120007752 gene encoding chromatin modification-related protein EAF1 B-like isoform X1, protein MHGCCSGSALLVNAEVDSMGGVVDGGVGIGVETSPRRAAIEKAQADLRQEYDVREERRRELEFLEKGGNPLDLKFGNAAFVSIQSTSLTDHPAEHLVIIEAKGSFALIASPHGDSVESSGRPGVAAVCEPNSADNLLLFNGENEPLEVKRKPKHPCGRNNVGPSEHSSRTDGTQNAKEAEDSAIFRPYARRNRSRPNRDSVRSSSTDMVQSAFGHGSSLPARGLPRDLRGVSESNNQKNLIVKGVSESNNQKNLNATSLSNPKLATSNGDMVSRSSNQSSSKLDGMQAAEVITKRGKGSVTDCRLNVAASISVRDNQKDQPSDIGDQQIPANVALEEPDIVVGNEPAIGADRVCSPCPPVAKAENETGSVQLNGFADLKGDRRSMGYEAQNSHLAVGTEVLDSESSCTQNTQSVYINSDNKVCINRKMVNTNGISKDQRLEHEGTQNLANVEMVRGKNELDAVGSSAVVNEDHGSLYQDNTGNGSLVKVKEEMHASKFDMKNEAKHTNMEGVQQKNHIVLETDVKKVGNLVGNESNLNTENLSSGIPHGSAGCSVHELPEITLSRRNFTAAPDLQICSSNHSKLADKVHEDSILEEARTIEAKRKRIAELSIGTLTSEIRRKSHWDFVLEEMAWLANDFAQERLWKMTAAAQVCHRVSFTSRMRSEEHHQCWKAKKVAHTIAKAVLQFWHSAEALLKSDGPNHCKHDMAVSRKVDEDETSTYKSGELDEETMKESEVRHSGENIAFRVQAYAVRFLKDISSPVPSLQAEAPATPDRISDLGNMDMSWDDHLTEESLFYAVPSGAMEAYRKSIDSHVMQCEKTGSSLQEEVETSMYDAVAEFGYHESAYDEDEGETSAYYLPGPLKSSKSSKSAQKKQNNVMKSYKADLPYGHGMVGYQQPMLLGKRPANNIKVGSIPTKRVRSASRQRVISPFGVGATGVLQATTKTDASSGDTSSYQDDQSTLHGGSHIQSMEVESVGDFEKRVPYDHAETSMKPKRKKKTKNPGSAYEHGWQLDLSLYNEQRDHSKRRLESHLMDSNGTGGLYGQHNAKKPKIIKQLLDSTFDNIIPRTGSTPSPVASQMSNMSNPNKFIKLVGGRDRGRKSKTLKMSAVQPGSGSPWSLFEDQALVVLVHDMGPNWELVSDAINSTVQFKCIFRKPKECKERHNIVMDRSTGDGADSAEDSGSSQSYPSTLPGIPKGSARQLFQRLQGPMEEDTIKSHFEKIIMIGKKQHYLKSQNDNLEAKHIAAVHNSHVLALSHVVPNNLNGVVLTPLQLCDASTPDVLSLGYQSSHVSGLPISNQGAVASVLPTSGANSALQGTSGVVLGSHLSSPSGQQNASARDSRYGVPRTSLTVDEQQRMQYSHTLAGRSMQQPNLSASGVLPGADRGVRMMPSGNGMGMMCGMNRSMPMSRPGFQGMPSAAMLNSGSMLSSNGVGMPSSVNMHSGASFGQGNSMLRPREALHMIRPGHNPEHQRPMMAPDIQMQVSQGNGQGNTALNGLSSTFSNQTSPAAGQTYSGHPQQQRQMSPQQSHVISNPHHPQVQGSNHPTGSQQQAYAFRLAKERQMQQRYLQHAASSALMPHVQPQPQAPISSSLQNSSQPQTQTQPVSLPPLTPSSPMNPMTLPHQQKPSMPSHGLNRNPQTGASGLNNQMGKQRQRQPQQQQFQQSGRHHPQQRQNVQSQQQAKHLKGMGRGMLQHQNLSADSSYSNGVSVAPGSPGVEKGEQMIHLMQGQGLYAGSSLSPVQQSKPLVSQSSNHSLSQQKLFSGPTLHSPKQVQHMPFPSDCSSQSQVPPVGSGQALAKTHQVVPVPVVASNHQQNHQQLQGQPQLRQKQFNQIQPSAQRMLQARVNSDPSNKSQVDQAPADQQAVNSTPQMGAKTTVAMPQTCMDSPSVVPVAPSAIAPQWKPPETLYDSGMLNLATQVDSVRRPPLPNADVNDPIPSVSQSFVQRQLSGGLPPHGHNSGAQRQQQQLLPQQSPQPPSQQKYQPQEQQEKPQIEQPQSSPSHLPL, encoded by the exons ATGCACGGATGTTGTTCAGGATCTGCACTCTTAGTCAATGCTGAGGTTGATTCCATGGGAGGAGTTGTCGATGGTGGAGTTGGTATTGGAGTCGAAACCTCTCCACGTCGTGCTGCTATTGAGAAAGCCCAAGCAGATCTTAG ACAGGAATATGACGTCCGTgaggaaagaagaagagaactaGAGTTTCTGGAGAAA GGTGGTAATCCATTGGACCTAAAATTCGGGAATGCAGCTTTTGTTAGTATCCAGTCAACTTCGCTCACTGATCACCCTGCTGAACATTTGGTGATCAT TGAGGCCAAAGGTAGTTTTGCGCTGATTGCATCACCTCATGGAGATTCCGTAGAGAGTAGTGGTAGACCAGGGGTTGCTGCTGTTTGTGAACCGAATAGTGCTGATAATCTCTTACTTTTTAATGGTGAAAATGAACCGCTTGAAGTTAAAAGGAAGCCAAAACACCCTTGTGGAAGAAATAATGTTGGTCCATCAGAACACTCTTCCCGGACGGATGGGACACAAAATGCCAAAGAAGCAGAAGATTCGGCAATTTTTCGCCCATATGCTCGAAGGAACAGGTCCAGGCCGAATCGTGACAGTGTTCGATCAAGCTCCACCGACATGGTTCAGAGTGCTTTTGGCCACGGATCTTCCTTGCCTGCTCGCGGGTTGCCAAGGGATTTAAGGGGGGTATCTGAATCAAACAACCAGAAGAACCTGATTGTTAAGGGGGTATCTGAATCCAACAACCAGAAGAACCTGAATGCAACTTCTCTTTCTAACCCAAAACTTGCAACTTCAAATGGTGATATGGTTTCCAGATCCAGTAATCAGTCAAGTTCAAAGCTGGATGGCATGCAGGCTGCAGAAGTGATTACCAAGCGTGGCAAAGGGAGTGTGACTGACTGTAGGTTGAATGTTGCAGCATCCATCAGTGTGAGGGATAACCAAAAGGATCAACCTTCAGACATTGGTGATCAGCAAATTCCTGCTAATGTGGCTTTGGAGGAACCTGATATTGTTGTAGGAAATGAACCGGCAATTGGAGCGGATCGTGTATGCTCACCTTGTCCTCCTGTGGCAAAAGCTGAGAATGAAACTGGTTCAGTTCAGCTGAATGGATTTGCCGACTTAAAAGGAGACAGGAGAAGCATGGGATATGAAGCCCAAAACAGCCATCTAGCAGTTGGAACAGAAGTATTAGATTCAGAGTCTTCCTGTACACAAAACACCCAAAGCGTATATATAAATAGTGATAATAAAGTTTGCATCAACAGAAAAATGGTCAATACTAATGGAATTTCTAAAGATCAAAGACTGGAACACGAAGGAACACAAAATTTAGCCAATGTTGAAATGGTGCGCGGGAAGAATGAGTTGGATGCTGTTGGAAGCAGTGCTGTTGTTAATGAAGACCATGGCTCTTTGTATCAAGACAATACAGGAAATGGTTCTCTAGTCAAAGTCAAGGAAGAAATGCATGCAAGTAAATTTGACATGAAAAATGAGGCAAAGCACACCAACATGGAGGGAGTGCAACAAAAGAACCATATTGTATTGGAGACTGATGTAAAAAAGGTGGGTAACTTAGTGGGTAATGAGTCCAACCTCAACACAGAAAACCTTAGCAGTGGAATTCCTCATGGTTCAGCAGGTTGCTCTGTCCATGAGCTTCCTGAGATTACTTTGTCACGAAGAAATTTCACTGCTGCCCCTGATCTTCAAATTTGTTCCAGTAACCACTCAAAATTGGCAGACAAGGTTCATGAAGATTCTATTTTAGAAGAGGCGAGAACTATAGAG GCAAAACGCAAGAGGATTGCTGAGTTGTCTATTGGTACCTTGACTTCGGAGATTCGCCGAAAGTCTCACTGGGATTTCGTCCTTGAGGAGATGGCTTGGCTCGCAAATGATTTTGCACAG GAGCGTCTTTGGAAGATGACTGCTGCTGCTCAAGTTTGTCATCGGGTTTCTTTCACTTCTCGAATGAGGTCTGAAGAACATCATCAATGTTGGAAGGCTAAAAAGGTTGCGCACACCATAGCAAAGGCTGTCCTGCAGTTCTGGCATTCAGCAGAGGCACTTCTTAAAAGTGATGGTCCAAATCACTGCAAGCATGACATGGCTGTTTCAAGAAAAGTTGATGAGGATGAAACTTCCACATACAAGAGTGGAGAACTTGATGAG GAGACAATGAAAGAGTCAGAGGTACGGCATTCTGGAGAAAATATTGCATTTCGAGTTCAGGCATATGCAGTAAGATTTTTAAAAGATATCAGCTCTCCTGTGCCTTCTCTCCAAGCAGAAGCACCAGCAACTCCTGACAGGATTTCTGATTTAGGCAATATGGATATGTCATGGGATGATCATCTCACAGAA GAAAGCCTCTTCTATGCAGTTCCTTCTGGTGCTATGGAAGCTTATAGAAAATCTATTGACTCGCATGTGATGCAGTGTGAG AAAACTGGCAGTAGCTTGCAGGAGGAAGTTGAGACATCTATGTATGATGCTGTAGCAG AATTTGGATATCACGAGAGTGCATATGATGAGGATGAAGGGGAGACAAGTGCATATTATTTGCCTGGACCTCTTAAAAGTAGCAAATCTTCAAAATCTGCCCAAAAGAAACAGAATAACGTAATGAAGTCATATAAAGCTGATTTGCCATATGGACACGGCATGGTTGGATACCAACAACCTATGTTGTTGGGCAAAAGGCCTGCAAATAATATAAAAGTTGGTTCAATCCCAACAAAGCGCGTGCGTAGTGCTTCCAGGCAGAGGGTAATAAGTCCTTTTGGTGTCGGGGCTACTGGGGTTTTGCAGGCTACAACGAAGACAGATGCTTCAAGTGGAGATACTAGTTCTTATCAGGATGACCAGAGCACTTTGCATGGTGGATCCCATATCCAGAGTATGGAAGTTGAGTCTGTTGGGGATTTTGAAAAGCGAGTGCCGTATGACCATGCAGAGACATCAATGAAAcctaaaaggaagaaaaagacaaagaacCCG GGTTCTGCATATGAGCACGGTTGGCAGCTGGATTTGTCTCTTTATAATGAACAG AGGGATCATTCCAAAAGAAGATTGGAGAGTCATCTTATGGATTCAAATGGAACTGGTg GCTTATATGGGCAACATAATGCAAAGAAACCAAAGATAATAAAGCAACTGCTGGATAGCACGTTTGACAACATCATTCCAAGAACTGGGTCTACTCCTTCTCCAGTGGCATCCCAGATGAGTAATATGTCCAACCCAAATAAGTTCATTAAATTGGTTGGCGGCCGCGATCGAGGCCGTAAATCTAAAACGCTGAAG ATGTCAGCTGTGCAGCCTGGTTCTGGAAGTCCATGGTCATTATTTGAAGACCAG GCACTTGTTGTCCTTGTGCATGATATGGGCCCAAATTGGGAGCTTGTAAGTGATGCCATCAACAGTACCGTTCAATTTAAG TGTATATTTCGCAAACCCAAAGAATGCAAGGAGCGCCATAATATTGTAATGGATAGGAGTACTGGAGATGGGGCTGACAGTGCAGAAGATTCTGGCTCTTCTCAGTCATATCCATCTACATTGCCTGGCATTCCAAAG GGTAGTGCCAGGCAGTTGTTTCAACGTTTGCAAGGCCCAATGGAAGAGGACACTATAAAGTCTCATTTCGAAAAAATTATCATGATTGGGAAGAAGCAGCACTACTTGAAGAGTCAG AATGATAATCTGGAAGCAAAACATATCGCAGCTGTCCACAATTCTCATGTTCTTGCCCTTTCCCATGTTGTGCCGAATAACCTAAATGGAGTTGTTCTAAC GCCCCTCCAGCTTTGTGATGCATCAACCCCAGATGTCCTTTCCCTTGGTTATCAGAGTTCTCATGTTAGTGGTTTACCAATATCAAATCAAGGTGCCGTGGCATCAGTACTTCCTACCTCTGGAGCAAATTCCGCATTACAGGGGACTTCTGGTGTGGTTCTAGGCAGTCACTTGTCATCCCCATCTGGTCAACAAAATGCGTCTGCCAG GGACAGTAGATATGGTGTTCCAAGAACATCTTTAACAGTTGATGAGCAGCAGAGAATGCAATACAGTCATACGTTAGCTGGTAGAAGCATGCAGCAGCCAAACTTGTCTGCTTCAGGGGTCCTTCCTGGAGCTGATCGTGGGGTTCGTATGATGCCTAGTGGAAATGGCATGGGCATGATGTGTGGGATGAACAGGAGCATGCCGATGTCAAGGCCAGGATTTCAAGGAATGCCATCAGCAGCGATGCTGAACTCTGGGAGTATGCTTTCCTCTAATGGGGTTGGGATGCCAAGCTCTGTAAATATGCACTCTGGAGCTAGTTTTGGTCAAGGAAACTCTATGCTGAGACCTCGTGAAGCTTTGCATATGATAAGG CCTGGCCATAATCCAGAGCATCAGAGACCAATGATGGCACCAGATATACAGATGCAAGTTTCTCAAGGGAACGGCCAAGGAAATACTGCTTTAAATGGGTTGAGTTCTACATTCTCTAACCAGACATCACCTGCAGCTGGTCAGACATATTCAGGTCATCCCCAGCAGCAGCGTCAAATGTCTCCACAACAGTCCCATGTTATCAGCAACCCTCATCATCCTCAAGTTCAAGGCTCCAATCATCCTACAGGATCACAGCAACAAGCTTATGCTTTCCGCCTTGCAAAAGAGAGGCAAATGCAACAGCGGTATCTGCAACATGCTGCATCTAGTGCTTTGATGCCACATGTTCAGCCACAGCCTCAAGCTCCAATTTCATCTTCTCTACAAAATAGTTCTCAGCCACAAACTCAAACTCAGCCAGTGTCGCTGCCCCCACTTACACCATCTTCACCAATGAATCCCATGACATTGCCGCACCAGCAGAAACCAAGCATGCCATCTCATGGACTCAACAGAAATCCTCAGACTGGTGCAAGTGGGTTGAATAATCAGATGGGGAAGCAGCGGCAACGACAACCACAACAGCAGCAGTTTCAACAGTCTGGGAGGCACCACCCTCAACAAAGGCAAAATGTGCAGTCTCAGCAGCAGGCTAAACATTTGAAGGGAATGGGAAGGGGTATGCTGCAACATCAGAACCTTTCAGCTGATTCTTCTTATTCGAATGGTGTTTCTGTTGCTCCTGGAAGCCCAGGTGTGGAGAAAGGAGAGCAAATGATCCACTTGATGCAAGGTCAAGGCCTATATGCTGGGTCTAGCTTAAGCCCAGTTCAACAGTCTAAACCATTAGTTTCTCAATCCTCAAACCATTCTCTGTCTCAGCAAAAACTCTTTTCTGGCCCAACACTCCATTCACCAAAGCAGGTTCAGCATATGCCTTTTCCTTCTGATTGTAGCTCGCAAAGCCAAGTTCCACCTGTTGGTTCTGGTCAGGCACTAGCAAAAACGCATCAAGTTGTTCCGGTTCCAGTTGTGGCTTCCAACCACCAACAGAACCATCAACAGCTACAGGGGCAGCCACAGTTGCGCCAAAAGCAGTTTAATCAAATTCAGCCATCAGCTCAAAGAATGCTTCAAGCGAGGGTGAATTCAGACCCGTCAAACAAATCTCAAGTTGACCAAGCTCCAGCTGACCAGCAGGCCGTGAACAGTACTCCCCAGATGGGTGCGAAAACAACTGTGGCAATGCCTCAGACCTGTATGGATTCCCCAAGTGTGGTACCGGTTGCGCCTTCTGCCATCGCTCCTCAGTGGAAACCACCTGAGACATTGTATGATTCTGGTATGCTGAATCTCGCCACTCAAGTGGATTCTGTCAGGAGACCCCCTCTTCCAAATGCAGATGTGAATGATCCAATTCCTTCTGTCAGCCAGAGTTTTGTCCAGAGGCAGTTATCCGGGGGCTTGCCTCCTCATGGGCATAATTCAGGGGCTCAACGACAGCAGCAGCAGTTGCTTCCACAACAATCTCCACAACCTCCATCTCAACAAAAATACCAACCACAAGAGCAGCAGGAAAAGCCCCAAATAGAGCAACCACAATCATCACCATCACATCTGCCACTGTAA